The Drechmeria coniospora strain ARSEF 6962 chromosome 02, whole genome shotgun sequence genome has a segment encoding these proteins:
- a CDS encoding alcohol dehydrogenase domain protein translates to MPPASRPLHAPTLLLAAVRTEVRSRCRAQSRLHFVSRPRVVARSTSQRSMSTMRALVYRGPDAVLLERRPKPAILRPTDAVVRLTKTTICGTDLHIIKGDVATCQPGRILGHEGVGVVDEAGPSVSAFRPGDAVLVSCISSCATCDYCREGMPSHCRDGGWVLGNTIDGTQAEYVRVPHADSSLYRIPDGVDEAALVLLSDIFPTGLECGVQNGRVRPGCTVAIVGVGPVGLAALLTAQLYSPSKIIAIDTDPSRLAVAAKLGADCTVDNAAVDAVAEVHALTAGKGCDAVIEAVGVPATFDLCQRLLAPGGILANVGVHGVPASLHLESLWDKNIAITTRLVDTVTTPMLVNLVASGKLQPLQLVTHRFMFGDMEKAYKTFGEASKTAALKVLVEFEGSAAEVSS, encoded by the exons atGCCCCCTGCGAGCCGACCGTTGCATGCTCCGAccctgctgctcgccgccgtcagaACCGAGGTCCGCTCTCGCTGCCGTGCCCAGTCTCGCCTCCATTTCGTCTCCCGTCCtcgcgtcgtcgctcgctcgACGTCCCAGAGAAgcatgtcgacgatgcgagCGCTCGTCTACCGCgggcccgacgccgtcttgCTGGAGCGGCGGCCCAAGCCGGCGATCCTGAGGcccaccgacgccgtcgtgagGCTCACCAAGACGACCATCTGCGGCACCGACCTGCACATCATCAAGGGCGACGTCGCCACCTGCCAGCCCGgccgcatcctcggccatgagggcgtcggcgtcgtcgacgaggccgggcCCTCGGTCTCGGCCTTTCGACccggcgacgccgtgctcgtctCGTGCATCTCGAGCTGCGCGACGTGCGACTACTGCCGCGAGGGCATGCCCAGCCActgccgcgacggcggctgggTCCTCGGCAAcaccatcgacggcaccCAGGCCGAGTACGTGCGCGTCCCCCACGCCGACTCGAGCCTCTACCGCatccccgacggcgtcgacgaggccgccctcgtcctgctgAGCGACATTTTCCCCACGGGCCTCGAGTGCGGCGTCCAGAACGGCCGGGTCCGGCCCGGAtgcaccgtcgccatcgtcggcgtcgggcccgtcggcctcgccgccctcctcacGGCCCAGCTCTACTCGCCCTCCAAgatcatcgccatcgacacGGACCCGAGcaggctcgccgtcgccgccaagctcggcgccgactgCACCGTCGACAACGCCGCCgtggacgccgtcgccgaggtgcACGCCCTCACCGCCGGCAAGGGAtgcgacgccgtcatcgaggccgtcggcgtccccGCCACATTTGACCTCTGCCAGAGGCTGCTGGCGcccggcggcatcctcgccaacGTCGGCGTCCACGGCGTGCCGGCCAGCCTGCACCTCGAGAGCCTCTGGGACAAGAACATTG CCATCACGAcgcgcctcgtcgacaccgtcACGACGCCCATGCTCGTCAATCTCGTCGCGTCGGGCAAGCTCCAGCCATTGCAGCTCGTCACGCATC GCTTCATGTTTGGCGACATGGAAAAGGCATACAAGACCTTTGGAGAGGCAAGCAAGACGGCGGCCCTCAAGGTTCTCGTCGAGTTTGAAGGCAGTGCCGCCGAGGTTTCGTCCTGA